From one bacterium genomic stretch:
- a CDS encoding dCTP deaminase: MAIRSDRWIRRMAEEYGMIEPFEPRQVREGVVSYGLSSFGYDIRVADEFKVFTDVFSVVVDPKSFDPRSFVDIRGDYCIIPPNSFALARTLEYFRIPRDVLVVCVGKSTYARCGIIVNVTPLEPEWCGHLTLEISNTTPLPAKIYAHEGIAQLLFFQGDEVPSETYATRRGKYQDQRGVTLPRL; this comes from the coding sequence ATGGCGATCAGGAGTGACCGCTGGATCCGCCGGATGGCCGAGGAATATGGGATGATCGAGCCGTTCGAGCCGCGGCAGGTCCGCGAGGGCGTGGTCAGTTATGGCCTCTCGTCCTTCGGCTACGACATCCGTGTGGCGGATGAGTTCAAGGTGTTCACCGACGTGTTCAGCGTGGTGGTGGATCCGAAATCGTTCGACCCCCGCTCGTTCGTGGACATCCGGGGCGACTATTGCATCATCCCGCCCAACTCGTTCGCCCTGGCGCGGACGCTCGAATACTTCCGGATACCTCGCGATGTCTTGGTCGTGTGTGTGGGGAAGTCCACGTACGCGCGGTGCGGGATCATCGTGAACGTGACGCCGCTGGAGCCGGAGTGGTGCGGCCACCTGACGCTGGAGATCTCGAACACGACCCCGCTGCCGGCCAAGATCTACGCGCACGAGGGGATCGCGCAGTTGCTCTTTTTCCAGGGCGACGAGGTCCCGTCCGAGACCTACGCGACGCGTCGAGGGAAATACCAGGACCAGCGGGGCGTGACGCTGCCGCGGCTGTGA
- the sdhC gene encoding succinate dehydrogenase, cytochrome b556 subunit — protein MTGTRTVYSRGRPILQGLRYRGRQGMWAWLLHRTTGLGILLFLLLHIFDIFLVAFGPEVFNALLFIYRAWWARVLEVFLLFGVLFHALNGLRLIIQDFWPALWRYERQMILAETIVFVPLFLWGTYVFLKPLFGE, from the coding sequence ATGACGGGAACTCGAACCGTGTACAGCCGCGGCCGGCCGATTCTGCAAGGCCTCCGCTACCGGGGACGGCAAGGGATGTGGGCGTGGCTGCTGCACCGCACCACGGGCCTCGGCATCCTGCTGTTCCTGCTGCTGCACATCTTCGACATTTTCCTTGTAGCCTTCGGCCCCGAAGTCTTCAACGCGCTGCTCTTCATCTACCGCGCGTGGTGGGCGCGCGTGCTCGAGGTCTTCCTGCTCTTCGGCGTGCTGTTCCACGCGCTGAACGGGCTGCGCCTCATCATCCAGGACTTCTGGCCGGCGCTGTGGCGCTACGAGCGCCAGATGATCCTGGCGGAGACGATCGTTTTCGTGCCCCTGTTCCTGTGGGGCACCTACGTGTTCCTCAAGCCCTTGTTCGGTGAATGA
- a CDS encoding succinate dehydrogenase iron-sulfur subunit has translation MKTLFRIQRYNPETDRKPYYQEYEVELEETDRVLDGLNAIKGHQDGTLTYRRSCAHGVCGSDAMRINGVNALACKVLIRDAGPKITLEPLLGFPVIKDLVVDMEPFFAQYRSVLPFLINDEPPPTGRERLQSIEERERYDDTTKCILCAACTGACPSFWANEQFVGPAAIVNAHRFIFDSRDRGAAERLAILNQRNGAWRCRKIFNCTQACPREIRITQAIAEVQREILFRSST, from the coding sequence ATGAAGACGCTGTTCAGGATCCAGCGCTACAACCCAGAAACGGACCGGAAGCCCTACTACCAAGAGTACGAGGTCGAGCTGGAGGAGACCGACCGCGTCCTCGACGGGCTGAACGCCATCAAGGGCCACCAGGACGGGACACTCACCTACCGCCGCTCGTGCGCTCACGGCGTCTGCGGCTCCGACGCCATGCGCATCAACGGCGTCAACGCCCTGGCCTGCAAGGTCCTCATCCGCGACGCCGGTCCGAAGATCACCCTCGAGCCCCTGCTCGGCTTCCCGGTGATCAAGGACCTGGTCGTGGACATGGAGCCGTTCTTCGCCCAGTACCGCTCTGTGCTCCCGTTCTTGATCAACGACGAGCCGCCGCCCACCGGCCGCGAGCGACTCCAGTCCATCGAGGAGCGGGAGCGCTACGACGACACGACCAAGTGCATCCTGTGCGCCGCCTGCACCGGCGCCTGCCCGTCGTTCTGGGCCAACGAGCAGTTCGTCGGGCCCGCCGCGATCGTCAACGCGCACCGGTTCATCTTCGACTCGCGTGACCGGGGCGCGGCCGAACGGCTGGCCATCCTGAATCAGCGGAACGGGGCCTGGCGCTGCCGCAAGATCTTCAACTGCACCCAGGCCTGCCCGCGGGAGATCCGCATCACCCAGGCGATCGCCGAGGTGCAGCGGGAGATCCTCTTCCGCAGCTCCACCTGA
- a CDS encoding NADH-quinone oxidoreductase subunit A, protein MLEAYVPILILAAISLLNAAGMIVASHVLNTSRPTPVKEAPYESGMIPIGDTRERFSVKFYLVAILFIIFDIETVFLIPWGVMFRELGLFGFVEMLIFIGILVVGFLYVWKKGALQWE, encoded by the coding sequence ATGCTCGAGGCCTACGTGCCGATCCTGATCCTGGCGGCCATCTCGCTCCTGAACGCGGCGGGGATGATCGTCGCATCGCATGTCCTCAACACGTCCCGGCCGACGCCGGTCAAGGAGGCGCCGTACGAGTCCGGGATGATCCCGATCGGGGATACGCGCGAACGCTTCTCCGTCAAGTTCTACCTCGTCGCGATCCTGTTCATCATCTTCGACATCGAGACCGTCTTCCTGATCCCCTGGGGCGTCATGTTCCGGGAGCTGGGGTTGTTCGGTTTCGTCGAGATGTTGATCTTCATCGGGATCCTGGTCGTCGGCTTCCTCTACGTCTGGAAGAAGGGAGCGCTCCAATGGGAATGA
- the moaD gene encoding molybdopterin converting factor subunit 1 has product MRVRVLLFAQYREFAGTSALEVDLPDGATAGALVAVLRGRGGGLERIPATTAVAVNLEYASSETPLRDGDEVALIPPVAGG; this is encoded by the coding sequence ATGCGTGTCCGGGTGCTCCTGTTCGCCCAGTACCGCGAGTTCGCGGGGACCTCCGCGCTCGAGGTGGACCTTCCCGACGGCGCCACCGCCGGCGCGCTGGTAGCTGTCCTGCGTGGGCGGGGTGGCGGGCTTGAACGGATCCCGGCCACCACCGCCGTCGCCGTCAATCTGGAGTACGCCTCGTCGGAGACGCCGCTCCGGGACGGTGACGAGGTCGCGCTCATCCCACCGGTCGCCGGAGGATGA
- the moaA gene encoding GTP 3',8-cyclase MoaA: MRDRFGRRIEYLRVSVTDKCNLRCVYCMPEHGLPWLRRDELLTYEEIATIVRVMAGMGLRRVRITGGEPLVRRDLVRLVEMIRAIPGIEDIALSTNAVLLAPVAEELRHAGVARVNISLDSLVPERVDGIARRPGSYARIMEGIAAAERAGFEPIKINTVIMRGRNDDEIEAFARVTLERPWHVRFIEVMPVGENLDVAAREFVSAFEMLERLRRVGRLEPVSGPPGNGPATYFRFPGAPGTVGVITPLSHNFCERCNRMRLTASGELRPCLFGSIQTDLRGPLRRGEPIEPLIRRTLEVKPARHFLLQGSAAGSGGLLALSQVGG, translated from the coding sequence ATGCGCGACCGGTTCGGCCGGCGCATCGAGTACCTGCGCGTGTCCGTCACGGACAAGTGCAACCTCCGCTGCGTCTACTGCATGCCCGAACACGGGCTGCCCTGGCTGCGCCGTGACGAGCTGCTGACGTACGAGGAGATCGCGACCATCGTCCGCGTCATGGCCGGCATGGGCCTCCGGCGCGTCCGCATCACGGGCGGCGAGCCGCTGGTGCGCCGCGACCTGGTCCGCCTCGTCGAGATGATCCGCGCCATCCCCGGGATCGAGGACATCGCGCTCTCCACCAATGCGGTGCTGCTCGCGCCCGTGGCCGAGGAGCTGCGGCACGCCGGCGTAGCCCGCGTCAACATCTCCTTGGACTCGCTCGTTCCAGAACGCGTTGACGGCATCGCCCGCCGGCCGGGCTCGTACGCCCGCATCATGGAAGGCATCGCGGCGGCGGAGCGGGCGGGGTTCGAGCCGATCAAGATCAACACGGTCATCATGCGTGGGCGCAACGACGACGAGATCGAGGCGTTCGCACGCGTGACGCTGGAACGCCCCTGGCACGTGCGCTTCATCGAGGTGATGCCGGTGGGCGAGAACCTCGACGTGGCGGCCCGCGAGTTCGTGAGCGCGTTCGAGATGCTGGAGCGACTGCGGCGGGTCGGCCGGCTCGAGCCGGTGTCCGGCCCTCCAGGCAACGGCCCCGCCACCTACTTCCGCTTCCCGGGGGCACCCGGCACGGTGGGCGTGATCACGCCCCTGAGCCACAACTTCTGCGAGCGGTGCAACCGGATGCGGCTGACGGCCAGCGGCGAGCTCCGGCCGTGCCTGTTCGGCTCCATCCAGACCGACCTGCGGGGGCCGCTCCGCCGCGGGGAGCCGATCGAGCCCCTCATCCGCCGGACGCTGGAAGTCAAGCCAGCCCGGCATTTCCTGCTCCAGGGCAGCGCCGCCGGATCGGGCGGCCTGCTCGCCCTGTCCCAGGTCGGGGGTTGA
- a CDS encoding molybdenum cofactor biosynthesis protein MoaE translates to MRTWITRDVIDPAAVLAEVGAPQHGAAVLFLGVVRDHNEGRPVVSIRYEAYEAMAARVLAETAAEAAMRVPGVRIAAVHRVGELRVGEVSLAVAVSSAHRAEAFDVARDLLEEIKRRLPVWKEERYADGERRWLGGELPPVPQETGR, encoded by the coding sequence ATGCGGACCTGGATCACGCGCGACGTCATCGATCCGGCGGCGGTGCTCGCCGAGGTCGGCGCGCCCCAGCACGGCGCCGCCGTCCTGTTCCTCGGCGTCGTGCGCGACCACAACGAGGGGCGCCCCGTCGTTTCGATCCGCTACGAGGCCTACGAGGCGATGGCCGCGCGCGTGCTGGCCGAGACCGCGGCCGAAGCAGCGATGCGCGTGCCTGGCGTGCGGATCGCCGCGGTCCACCGGGTCGGCGAGCTGCGCGTGGGGGAGGTCAGCCTCGCCGTGGCGGTCTCCAGCGCGCACCGCGCCGAAGCGTTCGACGTGGCGCGGGACCTCCTCGAGGAGATCAAGCGGCGGCTCCCGGTGTGGAAGGAAGAGCGCTACGCGGATGGCGAGCGCCGCTGGCTGGGCGGGGAGCTCCCGCCGGTTCCCCAGGAGACCGGTCGATGA
- the mdh gene encoding malate dehydrogenase has product MVKKITVVGAGNVGATTAQGIARRELARQVVMLDVVEGIPQGKGLDQWESAPIEGFDTRVIGTNDYADTAGSDLIVVTAGIARKPGMSREDLLNTNATIVRQVAEQIRDTSPDAIVIMVSNPLDVMAYVCMTTTGFPRERVIGMAGVLDTARFRSFIAEELDVSVEDVQALVLGGHGDTMVPLPSYTSVGGIPLAQLMDGERIEKLIERTRNGGAEIVSYLKTGSAYYAPAAAVVQMVEAIVRDKKRILPCSAWLQGEYGLDGLFLGVPCKLGARGLEGIIEVELTDDERAALHRSAQAVRETMALLR; this is encoded by the coding sequence ATGGTCAAGAAGATCACAGTGGTCGGCGCCGGTAACGTCGGCGCGACGACGGCCCAGGGGATCGCGCGCAGGGAACTGGCGCGCCAGGTGGTCATGCTGGATGTGGTCGAGGGCATCCCGCAGGGCAAGGGCCTCGACCAGTGGGAGTCGGCCCCCATCGAGGGGTTCGACACCAGGGTCATCGGCACCAACGACTACGCGGACACGGCCGGATCGGACCTGATCGTCGTGACGGCCGGCATCGCCCGCAAGCCCGGCATGAGCCGGGAAGACCTGCTCAACACCAACGCGACCATCGTCCGGCAGGTCGCCGAGCAGATCCGCGACACCTCGCCCGACGCCATCGTCATCATGGTCTCCAACCCGCTCGACGTCATGGCCTACGTGTGCATGACGACGACGGGCTTCCCGCGCGAGCGGGTGATCGGCATGGCGGGCGTCCTCGACACCGCCCGCTTCCGCTCGTTCATTGCCGAGGAGCTCGACGTGAGCGTCGAGGACGTCCAGGCCCTCGTCCTGGGCGGCCACGGCGACACCATGGTGCCGCTCCCGTCGTACACCAGCGTGGGCGGCATCCCGCTCGCCCAGCTCATGGACGGTGAGCGCATCGAGAAGCTGATCGAGCGCACGCGCAACGGCGGCGCCGAGATCGTCAGCTACCTGAAGACGGGGAGCGCCTACTACGCGCCCGCCGCCGCCGTGGTGCAGATGGTCGAGGCGATCGTGCGGGACAAGAAGCGGATCCTGCCGTGTTCGGCGTGGCTGCAGGGCGAATACGGGCTGGACGGCCTGTTCCTCGGCGTACCGTGCAAGCTCGGGGCGCGCGGGCTGGAAGGCATCATCGAGGTCGAGTTGACGGACGACGAGCGGGCCGCGCTGCACCGCTCTGCGCAGGCCGTTAGGGAGACGATGGCACTGCTCAGGTGA
- a CDS encoding NADH-quinone oxidoreductase subunit D (Catalyzes the transfer of electrons from NADH to quinone), with amino-acid sequence MDGRPVRVPVLPPGVEPELRGEHMLINIGPQHPATHGVLRLVLELDGETVVRCIPHIGYLHSSFEKLGEYRGWNQIIPLTDRMDYLAPLIYNCAFAMAVEKLMGIEVTERCKVVRVICMELDRIFSHLLWLGTFAMDVGAFTVFLWAFQERERIYRLHERYTGARITTSATRIGGMLADLPPGWTEELQHFIDTFPNTLDQIEALLTNNQIWIGRLRDVGVIGPEEAVNYGLTGPNLRASGVPYDVRKDRPYYDYETYDFDIPVGEHGDCYDRYLVRMEEMRQSLRILQQALDRLPDGPINVDDPRVILPRKTDVMTDMESMIHHFKLVMEGIRVPPGESWFSVESSKGELGMYVVSDGGSKPVRWRVRGPSFVNLSALPRLVEGHMLSDVIAINASLDIVLGEIDR; translated from the coding sequence ATGGACGGGCGCCCCGTTCGGGTGCCCGTGTTGCCGCCGGGCGTGGAGCCGGAGCTGCGGGGCGAGCACATGCTGATCAACATCGGCCCGCAGCATCCGGCCACCCACGGCGTGCTCCGGCTGGTGCTCGAACTGGATGGCGAGACCGTCGTGCGGTGCATCCCGCACATCGGCTACCTGCACTCCAGCTTCGAGAAGCTGGGAGAGTACCGGGGCTGGAACCAGATCATCCCCCTCACCGACCGCATGGACTACCTGGCGCCGTTGATCTACAACTGCGCGTTCGCCATGGCGGTCGAGAAGCTGATGGGCATCGAGGTCACCGAGCGGTGCAAGGTGGTGCGGGTCATCTGCATGGAGCTGGACCGGATCTTCAGCCACCTGCTGTGGCTCGGGACCTTCGCCATGGACGTCGGCGCCTTCACGGTGTTCCTGTGGGCGTTCCAGGAGCGCGAGCGGATCTACAGACTCCATGAGCGCTACACGGGCGCGCGGATCACGACCTCGGCCACGCGGATCGGCGGGATGCTGGCGGACCTGCCGCCCGGTTGGACGGAGGAGCTCCAGCACTTCATCGATACGTTCCCCAACACGCTCGACCAGATCGAGGCGCTGCTGACGAACAACCAGATCTGGATCGGGCGGCTGCGGGACGTGGGCGTGATCGGCCCCGAGGAGGCGGTGAACTACGGGCTCACGGGCCCCAACCTGCGGGCGTCCGGCGTGCCCTACGACGTGCGCAAGGACCGGCCGTACTACGACTACGAGACGTACGACTTCGACATCCCGGTCGGCGAACACGGCGACTGTTACGACCGCTACCTCGTCCGGATGGAGGAGATGCGGCAGAGTCTGCGGATCCTCCAGCAGGCGCTGGACCGCTTGCCGGACGGCCCGATCAACGTGGACGATCCGCGGGTGATCCTGCCGCGCAAGACGGACGTCATGACGGACATGGAGTCCATGATCCATCACTTCAAGCTCGTGATGGAGGGGATCCGTGTGCCGCCGGGGGAGAGCTGGTTCAGCGTCGAGAGTTCGAAGGGCGAGCTCGGCATGTACGTGGTGAGCGATGGCGGATCGAAGCCGGTGCGCTGGCGCGTCCGGGGCCCGAGCTTCGTGAACCTGTCGGCTCTGCCCAGGCTGGTCGAGGGGCACATGCTCTCCGACGTCATTGCG
- a CDS encoding NADH-quinone oxidoreductase subunit B, with the protein MGMTTGSAGRPLPLVGRGEASWITTKLDYVVNWARRNSLWPMPFGTACCAIEMMAAAASRFDFARFGMERMAFSPRQADLLICAGRVTYKMAPVLRRIWDQMPQPKWAISMGACASSGGVFDVYSMVQGIDTIIPVDVYVPGCPPRPEGLIYGVLLLHEKIKGESVFDRELHRQLRAEDPEAVGKPNLPDEVIQQITGPFGNSTQQNRVSGLVSTGALARPGDRLS; encoded by the coding sequence ATGGGAATGACCACGGGATCGGCGGGCCGGCCGTTGCCGCTGGTGGGGCGGGGTGAAGCGAGCTGGATCACCACGAAGCTGGACTACGTGGTGAACTGGGCGCGCCGCAACTCTCTGTGGCCGATGCCGTTCGGGACGGCGTGTTGCGCCATCGAGATGATGGCGGCGGCAGCGTCCCGGTTCGATTTCGCGCGGTTCGGCATGGAACGGATGGCGTTCTCGCCCCGGCAGGCGGACCTGCTGATCTGTGCGGGGCGGGTCACCTACAAGATGGCGCCGGTGCTGCGGCGGATCTGGGATCAGATGCCGCAGCCGAAGTGGGCGATCTCCATGGGCGCGTGCGCGTCCTCGGGCGGCGTCTTCGACGTCTACTCGATGGTGCAGGGGATCGACACGATCATCCCGGTGGACGTGTACGTGCCGGGGTGCCCGCCGCGGCCGGAGGGGCTGATCTACGGCGTGCTGCTGCTCCACGAGAAGATCAAGGGCGAATCCGTGTTCGACCGGGAGCTGCACCGGCAGTTGCGGGCGGAGGATCCCGAGGCCGTGGGCAAGCCGAACCTGCCGGACGAGGTGATCCAGCAGATCACGGGGCCGTTCGGCAACTCGACGCAGCAGAACCGGGTGAGCGGCCTCGTGTCCACGGGGGCGCTGGCGCGGCCCGGCGACCGTCTGTCGTAG
- a CDS encoding succinate dehydrogenase, whose product MMRDGAIRAFEGRRGRPPSGNFELYSWFFMRLSGVVLLGLAVFHLFWMHMVIGVENIDFAVVVERWKNPLWRLYDLFLLAFALAHGMNGLRIVVDDYVHGPGWAAAVKSVLFVIFVAFLGMGAYIIFTFPLTAAGAALR is encoded by the coding sequence ATGATGAGGGACGGAGCGATCCGGGCGTTCGAGGGACGGCGGGGCCGGCCGCCGAGCGGCAACTTCGAGCTGTACTCGTGGTTCTTCATGCGCCTCTCCGGCGTGGTGTTGCTCGGCCTCGCGGTGTTCCATCTGTTCTGGATGCACATGGTGATCGGGGTCGAGAACATCGACTTCGCCGTCGTCGTCGAGCGCTGGAAGAACCCGCTCTGGCGGCTGTACGACCTGTTCCTGCTGGCGTTCGCGCTGGCCCACGGGATGAACGGCCTGCGTATCGTGGTGGATGACTACGTGCACGGGCCCGGGTGGGCAGCAGCGGTGAAGTCCGTGCTCTTCGTCATCTTCGTGGCGTTCCTGGGCATGGGCGCTTACATCATCTTCACCTTCCCCCTGACCGCCGCAGGTGCGGCGCTACGATGA
- a CDS encoding NADH-quinone oxidoreductase subunit C: MSKDFENAVEGLAQGAAGAEAAAAGPQRGPEADAASHPSVPRLRARFGDAILHHEVVAGDEHVVYVRPERILEILGWLRDDPEERYDFLKDLTAVDYGGGRPLQVVYQLWSIPYRRGLRLKAELPLDALEIDSATRLWHTANWLEREVYDMFGIRFRGHPDLRRILMPENYAEGHPLRKDFPLRGRFSRAEQTRRALSVDLDDIYFPEELEVGGIRYRPTGSGSAGEGPGAAEGGAA, encoded by the coding sequence ATGAGCAAGGACTTCGAGAACGCGGTCGAGGGTCTCGCGCAGGGCGCTGCAGGGGCCGAGGCCGCGGCCGCGGGGCCGCAACGGGGCCCCGAGGCCGACGCGGCGAGCCACCCGTCCGTGCCCAGGCTGCGGGCCCGTTTCGGCGACGCGATCCTGCACCACGAGGTGGTGGCGGGGGATGAGCACGTCGTCTACGTCCGGCCCGAGAGGATCCTGGAGATCCTCGGCTGGCTGCGGGACGACCCGGAGGAGCGGTACGACTTCCTGAAAGACCTGACCGCGGTGGATTACGGCGGTGGGCGGCCGCTCCAGGTCGTCTATCAGCTCTGGTCGATCCCGTACCGCCGCGGCCTGCGGCTGAAGGCGGAGCTCCCGCTGGACGCGTTGGAGATCGACTCGGCGACCCGCCTCTGGCACACGGCGAACTGGCTGGAGCGCGAGGTCTACGACATGTTCGGGATCCGGTTCCGGGGCCACCCGGACCTGCGCCGGATCCTCATGCCCGAGAACTACGCCGAAGGTCACCCGCTGCGGAAGGACTTCCCGCTGCGCGGCCGCTTCAGCCGTGCCGAGCAGACGCGGCGCGCGCTCTCGGTCGACCTGGACGACATTTACTTCCCCGAGGAGCTCGAGGTGGGCGGGATCCGTTACCGGCCCACGGGGAGTGGGTCGGCCGGTGAGGGTCCCGGCGCGGCGGAAGGAGGCGCGGCGTGA
- a CDS encoding integration host factor subunit beta, which produces MTKADLVEQVANAIGPGITKKDCSLVVDGLLNAIKEALANHQNIEIRGFGTFKVRKRKSRVARNPRTGDRVEVPARAVPIFKPSKDLRLQVSRRQTVKV; this is translated from the coding sequence ATGACCAAAGCCGACCTCGTCGAGCAGGTGGCCAACGCGATCGGCCCCGGCATCACCAAGAAGGACTGCTCTCTCGTCGTCGACGGCCTGCTCAACGCGATCAAGGAAGCGCTGGCGAACCATCAGAACATCGAGATCCGCGGCTTCGGCACCTTCAAGGTGCGCAAGCGGAAGTCGCGGGTGGCGCGGAACCCGCGGACGGGGGACCGCGTCGAGGTGCCGGCGCGGGCGGTCCCGATCTTCAAGCCGTCCAAGGACCTCCGCCTCCAGGTCTCCCGTCGCCAGACGGTCAAGGTCTGA
- a CDS encoding succinate dehydrogenase flavoprotein subunit — protein sequence MNRIHQYDAIVVGGGGAGLMAALYLARNRDLRTAVLSKLYPTRSHTGAAQGGIGAALGNLEEDHPEWHAFDTVKGSDYLGDQDAIEIMCREAVDVVIELEHMGLPFSRTEDGRIAQRRFGGHTRNYGEGPVRRSCYAADRTGHMILQTLYQQCIKAGVTFFNEFQVMDLVLSEGRVAGVVAYEIRTGDLHIFHSKAVLLATGGFGRMYAVTSNALAFTGDGPAMAFRNGIPLEDMEFFQFHPTGIYKLGILITEGVRGEGGVLRNNQGERFMERYAPTMKDLASRDVVSRAIYHEIRAGRGIGGKRYVHLDATRLGPEVVYTKLPDIADFCRTYLGIDPAYQPIPVQPTAHYAMGGIPTDVNARVVIDPDNTVLPGLYAAGECACVSVHGANRLGTNSLLDLVVFGRRAGIDMARYCREADLPPLPSDPAGPTRERIEQLLGSSGKEVPAVIRAEMQEVMMDHVGVFRERAGLEHAIERLRELRERYRHVRVQDRSRAFNTDLLETWELGGLLDLALVTATCALNRTESRGAHYREDYPTRDDANWLKHTLAYGREDGSIEIRYKPVVITRFQPKERVY from the coding sequence ATGAACCGGATCCATCAGTACGACGCGATTGTCGTGGGCGGCGGCGGTGCGGGCCTCATGGCCGCCCTCTACCTGGCGCGTAACCGGGATCTCCGCACCGCGGTCCTTTCGAAGCTCTATCCCACGCGCTCCCACACCGGGGCCGCGCAGGGCGGCATCGGTGCAGCGCTGGGGAACCTGGAGGAGGATCACCCCGAGTGGCACGCCTTCGACACGGTCAAGGGCAGCGACTACCTGGGTGACCAGGACGCGATCGAGATCATGTGCCGCGAGGCGGTGGACGTGGTCATCGAGCTCGAGCACATGGGGCTGCCCTTCTCCCGGACGGAGGACGGCCGCATTGCGCAACGCCGTTTCGGCGGCCACACCCGGAACTACGGCGAGGGGCCCGTCCGGCGGAGCTGCTACGCGGCCGACCGCACGGGCCACATGATCCTCCAGACGCTCTATCAGCAGTGCATCAAGGCCGGCGTCACGTTCTTCAACGAGTTCCAGGTCATGGACCTGGTGCTGAGCGAGGGACGTGTGGCCGGCGTGGTGGCGTACGAGATCCGTACGGGCGACTTGCACATCTTCCACTCCAAGGCCGTCCTGCTCGCCACGGGCGGGTTCGGCCGGATGTACGCCGTCACGTCCAACGCGCTGGCCTTCACGGGCGATGGCCCGGCCATGGCCTTCCGTAACGGGATCCCGCTGGAGGACATGGAGTTCTTCCAGTTCCATCCGACCGGGATCTACAAGCTCGGCATCCTCATCACGGAGGGCGTGCGGGGCGAGGGGGGCGTGCTGAGGAACAACCAGGGCGAACGCTTCATGGAGCGCTACGCGCCCACGATGAAGGACCTCGCCAGCCGCGACGTGGTCAGCCGGGCGATCTACCACGAGATCCGCGCAGGGCGGGGGATCGGCGGCAAGCGTTACGTGCACTTGGACGCGACCCGGCTGGGCCCCGAGGTGGTCTACACCAAGCTCCCGGACATCGCGGACTTCTGCCGCACGTACCTCGGCATCGATCCGGCCTACCAGCCGATCCCGGTGCAGCCCACGGCGCACTACGCCATGGGCGGGATCCCGACCGACGTGAACGCGCGGGTCGTCATCGATCCGGACAACACGGTCCTGCCCGGGCTGTACGCCGCGGGCGAGTGCGCCTGCGTGAGCGTGCACGGCGCCAACCGGCTGGGCACGAACTCGCTGCTCGACCTGGTCGTCTTCGGGCGCCGCGCCGGCATCGACATGGCGCGCTACTGCCGGGAGGCCGACCTGCCGCCGCTCCCGTCCGATCCTGCCGGCCCCACGCGCGAGCGGATCGAGCAGCTCCTCGGGTCCAGCGGCAAAGAGGTGCCGGCCGTCATCCGCGCGGAGATGCAGGAGGTCATGATGGACCACGTGGGCGTCTTCCGCGAACGGGCCGGCCTCGAGCACGCCATTGAACGGCTGCGCGAACTGCGTGAGCGCTACCGCCACGTGCGGGTGCAGGACCGGAGTCGGGCCTTCAACACGGACCTGCTTGAGACCTGGGAGCTCGGCGGCCTCCTGGACCTCGCCCTCGTCACGGCGACCTGTGCGTTGAACCGCACGGAGAGCCGCGGCGCGCACTACCGCGAGGACTACCCCACGCGCGACGACGCCAACTGGCTCAAGCACACGCTGGCGTACGGACGCGAGGACGGGAGCATCGAGATCCGCTACAAGCCCGTCGTGATCACACGCTTCCAGCCGAAGGAACGAGTCTACTGA